From one Acidobacteriota bacterium genomic stretch:
- the aroC gene encoding chorismate synthase, with the protein MNFKFTTSGESHGKALVSIVEGLPAGLVIDLEKIDHELRRRQQGYGRGGRMKIETDRVEILSGVRHGKTLGSPIALLIENRDFVHWTDVMSAETPESEPKNPRIVKRPRPGHADLAGGQKFGTRDLRDVLERASARETASRVACGAFAKQLLEVFGVGIRSHVIKLGSVPDLPLSKKWDEILAISADSQLNCVDPQVEGEMIAEIDRAKEEGDTLGGIFEVVAHNVPVGLGSHTSWSEKLDGRIAQALMSIQAVKAVEIGEGVANAGRFGSEVHDEIFYEEKGFLRETNRAGGLEGGITNGEELRVRGYLKPIATLRKSLRSVDIDTKSSDVAAFERSDITAVPAAGVIGEAMLAMVIANAMREKFGGDSIDEMRRNYESYKASVERY; encoded by the coding sequence ATGAACTTCAAATTCACAACTTCCGGCGAATCCCACGGCAAGGCTCTGGTATCGATCGTCGAAGGACTGCCGGCCGGACTCGTGATCGACCTCGAGAAGATCGATCACGAACTCCGGCGGCGCCAGCAAGGGTACGGCCGCGGTGGACGAATGAAGATCGAAACCGACCGTGTCGAAATACTCTCGGGCGTACGCCACGGGAAAACGCTCGGATCACCGATAGCACTTTTGATCGAAAACCGCGATTTCGTTCACTGGACCGATGTGATGTCCGCCGAAACACCCGAATCCGAGCCGAAGAACCCGCGGATCGTCAAGCGCCCGCGTCCCGGCCACGCGGACCTTGCAGGCGGGCAGAAGTTCGGAACCCGCGATCTGCGCGACGTTCTCGAGCGAGCATCGGCCCGCGAAACCGCGTCACGCGTCGCTTGCGGGGCGTTCGCGAAACAGTTGCTGGAAGTTTTCGGGGTCGGGATACGAAGCCACGTCATCAAACTCGGTTCCGTGCCCGATCTGCCGCTTTCGAAAAAGTGGGACGAGATTCTGGCGATCTCTGCAGATTCGCAGCTGAATTGCGTTGATCCGCAAGTCGAGGGCGAAATGATCGCGGAGATCGATCGGGCGAAAGAGGAAGGCGACACGCTCGGCGGAATCTTCGAAGTGGTGGCGCACAACGTACCCGTCGGACTCGGCTCGCATACTTCGTGGTCCGAGAAACTCGATGGCCGGATCGCACAGGCGCTGATGTCGATCCAAGCGGTAAAGGCGGTTGAAATCGGGGAGGGCGTTGCCAATGCCGGCCGATTCGGATCAGAGGTGCACGACGAGATCTTCTACGAAGAGAAAGGGTTTTTACGCGAGACGAACCGCGCCGGCGGGCTTGAAGGCGGTATAACGAACGGCGAGGAACTGCGCGTACGCGGGTATCTGAAGCCGATCGCGACACTTCGAAAATCGCTGAGATCGGTGGACATCGACACCAAGAGTTCGGACGTTGCGGCGTTTGAACGCTCCGACATTACGGCCGTTCCGGCCGCCGGAGTGATCGGTGAAGCGATGCTCGCAATGGTCATCGCGAACGCGATGCGCGAAAAGTTCGGCGGCGATTCGATCGATGAAATGAGGCGAAACTATGAATCCTACAAGGCAAGCGTCGAACGCTATTGA
- a CDS encoding nucleoside deaminase, with the protein MDYSQLLRIAIEEARTGLAEGGIPVGAALFDSAGRLLGRGRNRRIQESDPSVHGETDAFRKAGRQRTYADKIMVTTLAPCWYCSGLIRQFRIGTVVVGESVNFQGGIDWLRENGINVIDLESDECIRMLADFTAANPEVWNEDIGVSEDPQ; encoded by the coding sequence ATGGACTATTCTCAACTCTTGCGGATCGCGATCGAAGAAGCCAGGACCGGGCTCGCCGAAGGCGGAATACCGGTCGGCGCGGCCTTATTTGACAGCGCGGGCCGACTCCTCGGCCGCGGACGTAACCGCCGGATACAGGAGAGCGATCCGTCGGTTCACGGCGAGACGGACGCGTTTCGCAAAGCAGGGCGGCAAAGGACATATGCGGACAAGATAATGGTCACGACACTCGCCCCTTGCTGGTATTGCTCGGGACTTATCAGGCAGTTCCGAATCGGAACGGTGGTTGTCGGGGAATCGGTCAATTTTCAGGGCGGGATCGACTGGCTTCGCGAAAACGGCATCAATGTCATCGACCTTGAATCGGATGAGTGCATCCGGATGCTCGCGGATTTTACCGCCGCAAATCCGGAAGTCTGGAACGAAGATATCGGCGTCTCGGAAGATCCTCAATAG
- a CDS encoding zinc ribbon domain-containing protein → MFCPNCGGAEQNPDTFCRKCGNFLPDFESLQKKKVTPGQHLVANGVLTGMTAVVSAALAIMLYATFLGRDDTPMLIYVTAGFLTAMFFWQVQVIWRTILLKKSLPARGNDTARPDVAKQPQFRPAEASNFLPEADPEAFIPASVTEGTTRSLAEKLPRRSAKSEH, encoded by the coding sequence ATGTTTTGTCCCAACTGCGGAGGCGCGGAACAAAATCCCGACACCTTCTGCCGGAAATGCGGGAATTTTCTGCCTGATTTCGAAAGTCTTCAGAAAAAGAAAGTGACGCCCGGACAGCATCTCGTCGCGAATGGCGTTTTGACGGGAATGACCGCCGTGGTGAGCGCCGCATTGGCGATAATGCTTTATGCGACGTTTCTCGGACGAGACGACACGCCGATGCTGATCTATGTCACGGCGGGCTTTCTGACGGCGATGTTCTTCTGGCAGGTTCAGGTGATCTGGCGAACCATTTTGCTAAAGAAATCGCTTCCGGCGCGAGGCAATGATACGGCTCGTCCGGACGTCGCCAAACAACCGCAGTTTCGACCTGCCGAAGCAAGCAACTTCCTGCCCGAGGCTGATCCCGAAGCATTCATACCGGCAAGCGTTACCGAAGGGACTACGCGCAGCCTGGCCGAAAAACTGCCGCGCCGATCAGCGAAGTCCGAGCATTAG
- a CDS encoding proline dehydrogenase family protein, whose translation MSALEIDFQDTATAFSDKSNSALKERYRLFKMMNSPFLVSLGTRATSFALSIGLPIGGLIKGTVFEVFCGGETIEECDRTIKKLAESNIGTILDYSVEGKCEEEDFERTKDEILSTIRRAKDDPSIPFSVFKVTGIAPLGTLEKVSAGVDLPEKSQLKWNRIQGRVQEICDYAASLDQPIFIDAEETWIQNAIDRLTVAMMEKHNKEKPLVYTTIQFYRTDALELLRSQHQEARDKGYFYGIKLVRGAYMEKERDRAEEKGYPSPIQPDKASTDRDYDLGLKYCLENVDTLAFVAATHNEESTRFLANSMETSKVPKNHPNVYFSQLLGMSDNLSYVLSNEGYNVSKYVPYGPVRDSVPYLIRRAQENTAVMGQVSRELVLIKRELERRKIS comes from the coding sequence ATGAGCGCACTTGAGATCGACTTCCAAGACACTGCAACCGCGTTTTCCGACAAATCAAACTCAGCTTTGAAAGAACGTTACCGTCTCTTCAAAATGATGAATTCCCCGTTCCTCGTCAGTCTCGGCACACGGGCGACGAGTTTTGCGCTTTCGATCGGGTTGCCGATCGGGGGTTTGATCAAGGGGACCGTCTTTGAAGTCTTCTGCGGCGGCGAAACAATCGAGGAATGCGACCGGACGATCAAGAAACTCGCCGAATCGAACATCGGTACGATTCTCGATTACTCGGTCGAGGGAAAATGCGAGGAAGAAGATTTTGAGCGCACCAAGGATGAGATTCTCTCAACGATCCGCCGTGCGAAGGACGACCCGAGCATTCCGTTTTCCGTTTTCAAGGTTACAGGCATCGCCCCGCTCGGGACTCTGGAGAAGGTCAGCGCCGGCGTCGATCTGCCCGAAAAGAGTCAGCTGAAATGGAATCGGATCCAGGGGCGGGTTCAGGAGATCTGCGATTATGCGGCCTCGCTCGATCAGCCGATCTTTATCGACGCCGAGGAAACGTGGATCCAAAATGCGATCGACCGGCTCACGGTCGCGATGATGGAAAAACATAACAAGGAAAAGCCGCTCGTCTACACGACGATTCAATTCTATCGCACCGACGCGCTCGAACTTCTCAGGTCGCAACATCAGGAGGCGCGCGACAAAGGCTATTTTTACGGCATCAAGCTCGTCCGCGGCGCATATATGGAGAAAGAGCGCGACCGCGCCGAAGAAAAGGGGTATCCGTCGCCGATTCAGCCGGACAAGGCTTCGACCGATCGCGACTACGACCTTGGATTGAAATACTGCCTTGAGAATGTCGACACGCTCGCTTTCGTCGCCGCGACGCACAACGAAGAAAGCACTCGCTTTCTCGCGAATTCTATGGAGACTTCCAAAGTCCCCAAGAACCACCCGAACGTTTACTTCTCGCAACTGCTCGGGATGAGCGACAATCTTTCCTACGTTCTTTCAAACGAGGGTTACAACGTTTCGAAATATGTCCCGTACGGGCCGGTGCGCGATTCGGTTCCATATCTCATCAGACGCGCGCAGGAGAATACCGCCGTGATGGGTCAGGTGAGCCGCGAACTCGTCCTTATAAAACGGGAACTTGAACGCCGAAAGATTTCGTAA
- a CDS encoding proline--tRNA ligase, with translation MSKGLPKRTENYSEWYNELVKRADLAENSAVRGCMVIKPYGYAIWEKMQRALDDMFKATGHQNAYFPLFVPKSFLEKEEEHAEGFAKECAVVTHYRLKANPNGKGLVVDETARLEEELIVRPTSETVIWNTYRNWIQSYRDLPILINQWCNVVRWEMRTRLFLRTAEFLWQEGHTAHATREEAIAETEQMLGVYATFAEEWMAMPVVQGSKTPNERFAGAEDTLCIEALMQDGKALQAGTSHFLGQNFAKSFDVQFTSKEGKLEYAWATSWGLSTRMMGALVMAHSDDNGLVLPPKLAPIQVVIIPIFKTEEDLAKISEKVDPIVAELKSKGITVKFDTDDQQRSGWKFAEYELKGVPVRLAIGLRDLENGTIEVARRDNLSKESRPIDGVGIYIAGLLDEIQSNIYRKALEFRESNTFVIDTWDDFKIQIEKGGFLCAHWDGTSETEDAIKAETKATIRCIPFNSVEESGTCVFSGKPSAKRVIFARAY, from the coding sequence ATGAGCAAAGGACTACCGAAACGCACAGAAAACTACTCCGAGTGGTACAACGAACTCGTCAAACGCGCGGATCTCGCCGAAAACTCCGCGGTTCGCGGATGTATGGTCATCAAACCTTACGGCTACGCGATTTGGGAAAAGATGCAGCGGGCGCTCGACGATATGTTTAAGGCGACCGGTCATCAGAACGCATACTTTCCGCTGTTCGTGCCGAAATCGTTTCTTGAAAAGGAAGAAGAGCACGCCGAAGGATTCGCGAAGGAATGCGCCGTTGTCACGCATTACCGTCTGAAGGCCAATCCGAACGGCAAAGGTCTCGTCGTCGACGAGACGGCGCGGCTTGAGGAGGAACTCATCGTCCGGCCGACAAGCGAAACTGTCATCTGGAATACTTACCGCAACTGGATCCAGTCTTACCGTGATCTTCCGATCCTGATCAATCAATGGTGCAACGTCGTCCGCTGGGAGATGCGCACGCGGCTTTTCTTACGGACCGCCGAGTTTCTTTGGCAGGAAGGCCACACGGCGCACGCGACGCGCGAAGAGGCGATCGCCGAGACCGAGCAGATGCTCGGCGTTTATGCGACATTTGCTGAAGAATGGATGGCGATGCCCGTTGTGCAAGGTTCGAAAACACCCAACGAACGCTTCGCCGGCGCCGAAGACACTTTGTGCATCGAGGCGTTGATGCAGGACGGAAAGGCTTTGCAGGCCGGAACGTCGCATTTTCTCGGCCAGAATTTTGCAAAGAGCTTTGACGTCCAGTTCACGAGCAAGGAAGGGAAACTCGAATATGCGTGGGCGACGAGTTGGGGGCTTTCAACGCGGATGATGGGCGCGCTCGTGATGGCGCATTCCGACGACAACGGACTCGTTCTGCCTCCGAAACTGGCGCCGATCCAAGTTGTGATCATACCGATCTTCAAGACCGAGGAAGATCTTGCAAAGATCTCCGAAAAGGTCGATCCGATCGTCGCGGAATTGAAATCGAAGGGAATCACGGTGAAGTTCGATACCGATGATCAACAGCGTTCCGGCTGGAAATTCGCCGAATATGAGTTGAAGGGCGTCCCGGTTCGCCTCGCGATCGGCCTTCGCGATCTTGAGAACGGCACGATCGAGGTCGCGCGCCGCGATAATCTGTCGAAAGAGTCGAGGCCGATCGACGGCGTCGGCATATACATTGCCGGTCTTCTTGACGAAATTCAGTCAAACATTTATCGCAAGGCCCTCGAATTCCGCGAATCGAACACCTTCGTCATCGATACCTGGGACGATTTCAAGATCCAAATAGAAAAGGGTGGGTTTCTCTGCGCGCACTGGGACGGAACGAGCGAAACCGAAGATGCGATCAAGGCCGAAACAAAAGCGACGATCCGCTGCATTCCGTTCAATTCGGTTGAGGAGTCGGGAACCTGCGTCTTTTCCGGCAAACCGTCGGCAAAACGCGTGATCTTCGCTCGGGCGTATTGA